In the Xiamenia xianingshaonis genome, one interval contains:
- a CDS encoding LCP family protein, with protein sequence MPSRRKGFSASQSKHTSRRIRSAMLGTHAGGSVHASGRMNADRVGFSNARRQKRATRGYVTNVMPYGSDYATRGSRVSERKFAKEVHRQGMKRRLLLVVGCIVAAVVVAVAVGMTTWYGSLEASIALGDSDAPSALTAAEEGAPFYTLVAASLDDANPDAPNATVDALALVRIDEERKQATILNVPPNIQTTLSDGNAYTLSSAQAEKGDAALIRSVSALIDVPVSHYVKADANGIVELVEALGGLEVNVREEVDDPAAGGTYIPAGTQTLDGQGVLTLLRATNFTEGIDQQAQNRRDVLQALSLRLVGGGQGELFGIVDRTDHPFGTDVGINDAGSMADAMAATDPASVFGTLVPGYEYERDGVKYYSVTSDALAAVMEAVEAGEDPSALEDESTVPPDSFTLTVRNGAAITGAAAAMEKTLSGLGFDVVDVGNTDTDAYNETLVIYKDDKFAPAAQTVVETLGMGRGVLDQQGFYTFDSDVLLVIGKDWKPVE encoded by the coding sequence ATGCCGAGCAGACGGAAAGGCTTTTCGGCGTCGCAGTCGAAGCACACCTCGCGCAGGATCAGATCGGCGATGCTCGGCACGCACGCCGGCGGCTCCGTGCATGCGTCGGGCCGCATGAACGCCGACCGCGTGGGGTTTTCAAACGCGCGTCGACAGAAGCGGGCCACGCGCGGCTATGTGACCAACGTCATGCCCTACGGCAGCGACTACGCCACGCGCGGCTCGCGGGTGAGCGAGCGGAAATTCGCGAAGGAAGTGCATCGCCAGGGCATGAAGCGGCGCCTGCTGCTCGTCGTCGGCTGCATCGTCGCAGCGGTGGTCGTGGCGGTTGCCGTGGGCATGACCACGTGGTACGGCTCGCTCGAGGCGAGCATCGCGCTCGGCGATTCCGACGCGCCGTCGGCTTTGACGGCGGCGGAAGAAGGGGCGCCGTTCTACACGCTGGTGGCTGCAAGTCTTGACGACGCCAACCCCGACGCTCCCAATGCGACCGTCGACGCGCTGGCGCTCGTGCGCATCGACGAAGAGCGCAAGCAGGCGACCATTCTGAACGTGCCGCCCAACATCCAGACGACGCTGTCCGACGGCAACGCCTACACGCTGTCCAGCGCCCAGGCGGAAAAAGGCGACGCGGCGCTCATCCGCTCGGTGTCGGCGCTCATCGACGTGCCGGTGTCCCACTACGTGAAGGCCGATGCGAACGGCATCGTCGAGCTGGTGGAGGCGCTTGGCGGCCTTGAGGTGAACGTGCGCGAAGAGGTCGACGACCCGGCGGCGGGCGGCACCTACATCCCGGCAGGCACGCAGACGCTCGACGGGCAGGGCGTGCTCACGCTTTTGCGGGCGACGAACTTCACGGAAGGCATCGACCAGCAGGCGCAGAACAGGCGGGACGTGCTGCAGGCGCTGTCGCTTCGCCTGGTGGGCGGCGGGCAGGGAGAGCTGTTCGGCATCGTGGACCGAACGGACCATCCGTTCGGGACGGACGTGGGCATCAACGACGCGGGCTCGATGGCCGACGCCATGGCGGCAACCGACCCGGCAAGCGTGTTCGGGACGTTGGTTCCCGGCTACGAGTACGAGCGCGACGGCGTGAAGTACTACAGCGTCACCAGCGACGCGCTGGCGGCGGTGATGGAGGCGGTCGAGGCGGGGGAGGACCCCAGCGCCCTGGAAGACGAATCGACGGTGCCGCCCGACAGCTTCACGCTCACCGTCCGCAACGGCGCGGCCATCACGGGTGCGGCGGCTGCGATGGAAAAGACGCTTTCAGGCCTTGGCTTCGACGTGGTGGACGTGGGCAACACCGACACCGACGCCTATAACGAAACGCTCGTCATCTACAAAGACGACAAGTTCGCGCCGGCTGCCCAGACCGTCGTCGAAACGTTGGGGATGGGGCGCGGCGTGCTGGACCAGCAGGGCTTCTACACGTTCGATTCCGACGTGCTCTTGGTCATAGGGAAGGACTGGAAGCCTGTCGAATAA
- the rpsB gene encoding 30S ribosomal protein S2 produces the protein MAKVSIRTLLDAGSHFGHQTRRWNPKMKPYIFGSRGDIYIIDLKQTLIGLDQSYSFVSTLARNGGTVLFVGTKKQAQEAVADAANRCGMPYVNSRWLGGMLTNFVTIRSRVTRMEELEAMEADGRMALLPKKEQILLRKELSKLQTNLNGIRNMKRLPDAVFVIDTNREETAIREARRLNIPIVGTLDTNCNPDDVDYGIPANDDAIRSVRLLADFIADAVVAGVGAPVSVDEMMAAEGEAVAAEAEEAAVEAVAEAADAAEGAAEATE, from the coding sequence ATGGCGAAAGTCAGCATCCGCACGCTGCTCGACGCGGGCAGCCACTTCGGTCATCAGACCCGTCGCTGGAACCCCAAGATGAAGCCGTACATCTTCGGCAGCCGCGGCGACATCTACATCATCGACCTCAAGCAGACGCTCATCGGCCTTGACCAGTCGTACTCGTTCGTCTCCACGCTTGCCCGCAACGGCGGCACCGTGCTGTTCGTCGGCACGAAGAAGCAGGCCCAGGAAGCCGTGGCCGACGCTGCGAACCGCTGCGGCATGCCGTACGTGAACTCCCGCTGGCTTGGCGGCATGCTCACGAACTTCGTCACCATCCGCTCGCGCGTGACCCGCATGGAAGAGCTCGAGGCCATGGAAGCCGACGGCCGCATGGCGCTGCTGCCGAAGAAGGAGCAGATCCTGCTTCGGAAGGAGCTTTCCAAGCTGCAGACCAACCTCAACGGCATCCGCAACATGAAGCGCCTGCCTGACGCCGTGTTCGTCATCGACACGAACCGCGAAGAGACCGCCATCCGCGAGGCTCGCCGTCTGAACATCCCGATCGTGGGCACGCTTGACACCAACTGCAACCCCGACGACGTCGACTACGGCATTCCGGCCAACGACGACGCCATCCGTTCGGTCCGCTTGCTCGCCGACTTCATCGCCGACGCGGTCGTGGCTGGCGTGGGCGCTCCGGTGTCCGTCGACGAGATGATGGCCGCCGAGGGCGAAGCGGTCGCGGCCGAGGCTGAAGAAGCCGCTGTCGAGGCTGTCGCCGAAGCCGCCGATGCGGCTGAAGGTGCTGCTGAAGCTACTGAATAA
- a CDS encoding NifU family protein: protein MVDKNDVAAVLDLIRPSLQADGGDVRLVEVSDDGVVSVELQGACKGCPMSQMTLANGVERILKERVPGVTRVVPADL, encoded by the coding sequence ATGGTTGACAAAAACGATGTCGCGGCGGTGCTCGATCTTATCCGCCCGAGTTTGCAAGCAGACGGCGGCGACGTTCGCCTGGTGGAAGTGTCCGACGACGGCGTGGTGTCGGTGGAGCTGCAGGGCGCTTGCAAGGGCTGCCCGATGTCGCAGATGACGCTGGCCAACGGCGTCGAGCGCATCCTGAAAGAGCGCGTGCCCGGCGTGACCCGCGTCGTGCCGGCCGACCTGTAA
- the tsf gene encoding translation elongation factor Ts — translation MADITASMVKELREMTDAGMMECKKALVEAEGDMEKAVDVLRTRGLAAVAKKAGRATNEGTVFTVTNDACTEGAMVELNCETDFVAMNEKFKAYASKIATAALDARAADVDALKAATIEGETVEAVLTDAIHVMGENTQLARVAVVEGDAVSTYIHGGGKIGVLVVFGLEGIEANADAFQTYGRDIAMQVAAASPVAANRDMVDADVVAHEKAIYMAQAAESGKPEAIQEKMATGRLEKFFKENVLTEQQFVKNPDQTVAQYTEEVAKTLGGKIAIVDFKRFVLGGE, via the coding sequence ATGGCTGACATCACCGCTTCTATGGTTAAAGAGCTTCGCGAAATGACCGACGCCGGCATGATGGAGTGCAAAAAGGCGCTCGTCGAGGCCGAGGGCGACATGGAAAAGGCCGTTGACGTGCTGCGCACCCGCGGTCTGGCCGCTGTCGCCAAGAAGGCCGGTCGCGCCACGAACGAAGGCACCGTCTTCACCGTGACCAACGACGCCTGCACCGAAGGCGCCATGGTCGAGCTGAACTGCGAGACCGACTTCGTGGCCATGAACGAGAAGTTCAAGGCCTATGCCAGCAAGATCGCCACCGCCGCGCTCGACGCCCGCGCCGCCGACGTCGACGCGCTGAAGGCCGCCACGATCGAGGGCGAGACCGTCGAAGCCGTGCTGACCGACGCCATCCACGTGATGGGCGAAAACACCCAGCTCGCACGCGTTGCCGTTGTCGAGGGCGACGCCGTTTCCACCTACATCCACGGCGGCGGCAAGATCGGCGTGCTCGTGGTCTTCGGCCTTGAGGGCATCGAGGCCAACGCCGACGCTTTCCAGACCTACGGCCGCGACATCGCCATGCAGGTCGCTGCCGCCAGCCCCGTGGCCGCCAACCGCGACATGGTCGACGCGGACGTCGTCGCGCACGAAAAGGCCATCTACATGGCGCAGGCCGCCGAGTCCGGCAAGCCTGAGGCCATTCAGGAAAAGATGGCGACGGGCCGTCTGGAGAAGTTCTTCAAGGAGAACGTGCTCACCGAGCAGCAGTTCGTGAAGAACCCCGATCAGACGGTCGCGCAGTACACCGAGGAAGTTGCCAAGACCCTCGGCGGCAAGATCGCCATCGTGGACTTCAAGCGCTTCGTTCTGGGCGGCGAATAA
- the murA gene encoding UDP-N-acetylglucosamine 1-carboxyvinyltransferase has product MAEEMIVVEGNRTLRGEVAVGGAKNSALKLMAASLVGQGLVRLHNVPRISDIEIMAQVLRGLGATVERDGHSLTIDTSAVDNCETPYELVSKMRASISVLGPLIARFGHARVSMPGGCRIGARKIDMHLVGLEALGVEFDIDHGFLNAATPHGLRGTDIALDFPSVGATENLMMAAIVAKGSTFIENAAREPEIVDLANMLNEMGCCVKGAGSSVIEIEGVELASLHPCEHTTVGDRIEAGTFLTGGALTGGPVTVRGVDPSFLRMALMKFEAMGCDVERGPDSVTVSRTRPLAAIDLQTLPHPGFPTDLQAQFMLLGTCASGVSVITENVFENRFMFAAELMRMGADITIEDHHAIVRGVERLQGADVSSTDLRAGATLVLAGLIAEGQTRVHCINHIDRGYEDYAGKLQSLGAAVKRVPVAAGQE; this is encoded by the coding sequence ATGGCGGAAGAGATGATCGTCGTCGAGGGGAATCGCACGCTTCGCGGCGAAGTGGCCGTGGGCGGCGCGAAGAACTCTGCGCTCAAGCTCATGGCGGCCTCGCTCGTCGGGCAGGGTCTTGTGCGCTTGCACAACGTTCCGCGCATTTCCGACATCGAGATCATGGCGCAGGTGCTGCGGGGCCTGGGCGCCACGGTCGAGCGCGACGGCCACAGCCTGACCATCGACACGAGCGCGGTGGACAACTGCGAAACGCCGTATGAGCTGGTGTCGAAGATGCGTGCGAGCATTTCGGTGCTCGGGCCGCTCATCGCCCGCTTCGGCCATGCCCGCGTGTCCATGCCGGGCGGCTGCCGGATCGGCGCCCGCAAGATAGACATGCATCTGGTGGGCCTAGAAGCGCTCGGCGTGGAATTCGACATCGACCACGGCTTTCTGAACGCCGCGACGCCGCACGGGCTGCGCGGCACCGACATAGCGCTCGACTTCCCCAGCGTCGGCGCGACCGAAAACCTCATGATGGCGGCCATCGTCGCCAAGGGGTCGACGTTCATCGAGAACGCGGCCCGCGAGCCGGAGATCGTCGATCTGGCGAACATGCTCAACGAAATGGGCTGTTGCGTGAAAGGCGCCGGATCGTCGGTCATCGAGATCGAAGGCGTCGAGCTGGCCAGCCTGCATCCCTGCGAGCACACGACCGTCGGCGACCGCATCGAGGCCGGCACGTTTCTGACCGGCGGGGCGCTCACGGGTGGCCCGGTGACGGTGCGCGGCGTCGACCCGAGCTTTCTGCGCATGGCGCTCATGAAGTTCGAGGCGATGGGCTGCGACGTCGAGAGGGGCCCGGACAGCGTCACCGTTTCGCGCACGCGCCCGCTTGCGGCCATCGACCTGCAGACGCTGCCGCACCCTGGCTTCCCGACCGATCTGCAGGCCCAGTTCATGCTGTTGGGAACGTGCGCTTCGGGCGTGTCGGTCATCACGGAAAACGTGTTCGAGAACCGGTTCATGTTCGCGGCCGAGCTCATGCGCATGGGCGCCGACATCACGATCGAAGACCACCACGCCATCGTGCGCGGCGTCGAGCGGCTGCAAGGGGCCGACGTGTCGTCGACCGACCTGCGCGCCGGCGCGACGCTCGTGCTGGCGGGACTCATCGCGGAAGGCCAGACGCGCGTGCACTGCATCAACCACATCGACCGGGGCTACGAGGACTACGCAGGCAAGCTGCAGTCGCTCGGGGCGGCCGTGAAGCGCGTGCCGGTCGCGGCCGGCCAGGAATAA